TCAGGTCGCGCCCGCGGCGCAGACCGATGCGACCGCCGCGGCGCACAAATTCCTGACCGCAGTCGCCCAGACCGGTCAACGCTTTGGGGTGGCGCACATCATCAACGTGCTGCGCGGCTCGCAGGCGCAAGCAGTGCTCCACTATCGTCATCAGCAGTTGCCAACGTATGGCAGCGGCAAGGAACACGCCCTGGAGCGCTGGCGCGACCTGGCGCAGCAATTCATCAGCCAGGGGCTGCTGGCGCAGGACATGCAGTTTGGCTCGCTCACGCTGACCGGGCTGGGACATGACGTGCTGGAGGAACACCGCGCGGTCAGCGTGGCGCAGGCGGTCATGGCCGCGCCCGCGCCTGCTGCTGCGGCGCCGCACGACGAGATTTTGTTCCAGAAGCTGCGCGAGGTGCGCCGGCGCCTGGCCGACGCGGTGAACATGCCGCCCTACATCATCTTCTCGGATCGCACCTTACTGGAAATGGCGACCTATTTCCCACAGTCGGCCACGCGGCTGCTGGACATCAACGGCGTGGGGCAGGTCAAGCTGCAAAAATACGGAGAGGCGTTTCTAACGGTGATACGTGCGCACTGTGCAGAGCTGGGTCTGTCAGAGCAACCCCGGCCGCCTGATCCGCCGGTGGTTGTCAGCAGCATTGGCGGCGGCAAACGGCGCTTCGAGGAGGTGGGCGAGCTGTTCGCGGCCGGGCAGCCCATCGAAAGCCTGCAAGCCTTGTACGGCGTACAAAAGAGCACGATCCTCAGTCATCTCTACGACTACCTGCGCGCCGGTCACGCGGTTGACCCCGCGCCCGTCCTCGCGGCCTCGACGCTGACGCCCGACCAGCAAGCGCAGGTGATCGAGCACTTGGCGATGCTTGGCCCCGAGCGCCTTACGCCGATCTACGAAGCCCTGGAGCAGGCGATTCCCTATCCCGAACTGCACCTGCTGCGCGTCGTGTTCCTGGCCGAACAGCAGGCCGGCGATTGATGAGCGTTTTCAACGCCAGGACGCTTTTCTTCAACGCAAAGACGTTGTGGTTTCAAACGACAATCATCATCGGTCGGGACGATGTGCTTGATCACGATTTCATTTTTTCCGACAACAACGTGATCAATTAACAACCGAATCACTTCCTGTTGTAAATCCGGGCTGGGATTTGCAAGGTTTTCCTGGATACGCTGGCAATATTGCTGGAAATCTTCGATCAATTCCTGCTTGATTTGTTCGGACTTGGCCTCTTGCTCGATTTGCAGAAGGCGCGTTTGAATGTTTTTTTGCTCCTCATCCAGACGTTGTTTGCGCACCAGGTAGGATGGCTTTTCGATCTGCTCATCTTGGTACAAATCCAGCAGACGTTCTTGCTGACGGTCGAGCGATCGCAAGCGATTTTCCAACCGCTCTTTCTCACCTTGCTCGATGTTGGCAGCTTCATCGCAGCCCCACGCTTGGGAAATCAGTTTGGGATTTTTCAAAAGCTCCACCACTGCGTTCCAAACCAGGGTTTCAACGGTGTTGCCGTCAATGCGGCAGGTATGCTCAGGCGTATCGGGGGCACGGTGAACACCGCCATAGCCACAGCTGTAGGAAAAATAGCCATTCCCAGCGCGGGCGGTGAGTGTATGGCCACAAGTGGCGCAAATCAACAAGCCGCGCAGGAGATAGCGGTGGTTGCGATTGTTGCGCATTGAGAATCGCTGGTTCGTTTTCAGTCGTTCTTGTGCCATGCGCCAGATATCCTTGTCCAAAATGCTGGGGACGGAATGGCAATCCATTCTTCTGTGGGGCGAAGCATACTCACCGGGCAAAGACGCTTGCCATGCCCAATTTTACGCAATCGCCCCACCTCATGATACACCTTTTCGGTGCGATTGTAGTAAGCCAATCCGGTATATTGGGTTTGTCGCAGGATGTTTCCAATCAGGCTACTGCGCCAGCACTTCCGGCGCGGTTGGAGGCCGTCTCGATTCAAGCGATCTGTGATTTCTTGAATAGTCATCGGCTCGGATTGGGTATACCAGGCGTAAATTTGACGCACGACCCTGGCTTCTTCGGCATTGATTTCCCAACGCCCGCCTTCCCTCCCTGTTTTGGGCACGTAATCATACCCATATGGGGTCTTTGGGTTGACCATTGCTCCCTGACGTGCGCAATGCAGACGCCCTCGCCGCATCCGTTCGGCAATCACAGCCCGTTCATACTCGGCAAACAACCCTTGAATGCCGAACAACAGTTGGCTCTGCGGGCTATCACTCACCGGAGGCTGGTTCACAAACAACATTTGTATCCCGGCTTGCCGAAATTCTTCCAGCAGAAGCACCTGCAACATGTACACCCTTGCCAACCGATCTGGACTCAGGCAGATCACCACCTGGTAACAGCCTTCACCTTCTCGGTCTCGTAACCGATCCAGCGCCGGACGATCCATTTCGCCCCGCTCACCGCCTCGTCCAGAAAATACAAGTCCTTTCGCAAGGCGTACCCCTCGTGGGTGGCATATTCTTCAATCGCCGCCACCTGGCTGGCTATCGTGGCCTCCTCTTCCTGGCGTTGCGTCGAAACACGGGCATACAACGCAGCTGTCTGTTTCATTACGAACCTCCTTCGGCTCTGTTTCTTGACTCAATTTCTGATAAGCGGCTTTCAGTCTGTGCATGGCATCTCGATGGGCTTGGCGTTCCATCCGTACTCGCCATTCTGTTTTTGCTTTCATTGGCTGCCTCCTGAATTTCGCCTCATGACTTTATTCAGGATAGCACATTTCAGCCACCGTAACTTCAGCGTTCTCGCTTGCGCCCGAAACAGATAGGAAGTTCTATTCGATTGTCAAAGTGCAAGTCCCTTCTCTTCACCACCTTCTTGTCGTTTGTAACCATAACGCCAAGACGCCAAGACGCACTCACGCAACCTGCTTCAGCAGGTTTAGCGTATCAGACGCCGAATTCATTCGGCGGGCCGTATCAGACGCCGAATTCATTCGGCGGGCCGTATCAGACGCCGAATTCATTCGGCGGGTTATCAGACGCCGAATTCATTCGGCGGGCTTGCGTTACCGGCGCGGCCATCACGGCCCGGTTCTCGGCCACGTTGTGCAGGAACGCCCGTCGCCACGCCGCGTCGCTGATTCTGTCTGCTCGCAGCAGCACCTCGCGACAGCCGGCTGCAAGCACCGCGACCGCTGAGATGCCGGGATTTCCGACTTGAGCCAGAACATCGGCGACGCACACATAAACCCAGGCGGGGGAACTGAACCCGTCGGTTCCCTGCTCACACAGGTACTCCCAAACATCCATCGT
The DNA window shown above is from Candidatus Amarolinea dominans and carries:
- a CDS encoding recombinase zinc beta ribbon domain-containing protein, whose amino-acid sequence is MAQERLKTNQRFSMRNNRNHRYLLRGLLICATCGHTLTARAGNGYFSYSCGYGGVHRAPDTPEHTCRIDGNTVETLVWNAVVELLKNPKLISQAWGCDEAANIEQGEKERLENRLRSLDRQQERLLDLYQDEQIEKPSYLVRKQRLDEEQKNIQTRLLQIEQEAKSEQIKQELIEDFQQYCQRIQENLANPSPDLQQEVIRLLIDHVVVGKNEIVIKHIVPTDDDCRLKPQRLCVEEKRPGVENAHQSPACCSARNTTRSRCSSG
- a CDS encoding recombinase family protein; this encodes MDRPALDRLRDREGEGCYQVVICLSPDRLARVYMLQVLLLEEFRQAGIQMLFVNQPPVSDSPQSQLLFGIQGLFAEYERAVIAERMRRGRLHCARQGAMVNPKTPYGYDYVPKTGREGGRWEINAEEARVVRQIYAWYTQSEPMTIQEITDRLNRDGLQPRRKCWRSSLIGNILRQTQYTGLAYYNRTEKVYHEVGRLRKIGHGKRLCPVSMLRPTEEWIAIPSPAFWTRISGAWHKND
- a CDS encoding recombinase family protein → MKQTAALYARVSTQRQEEEATIASQVAAIEEYATHEGYALRKDLYFLDEAVSGAKWIVRRWIGYETEKVKAVTRW